In a genomic window of Polyodon spathula isolate WHYD16114869_AA chromosome 21, ASM1765450v1, whole genome shotgun sequence:
- the LOC121296441 gene encoding monocyte to macrophage differentiation factor-like isoform X1: MFTFNLHKMRFKRFMNSRAAANCRYQPTGYEHAANCYTHAFLIVPAFVGMTLLYRLSDDSWKKITAWIYGMGLCTLFLVSTIFHIISWKKSHMRSVEHCFHMCDRMVIYFFIAASYAPWLNLRELGPLASHMRWFIWLMAAGGTIFVFMCHEKYKLVELLFYLTMGFFPALVVMSMHNTEGLQELAWGGLLYCLGVVFFKSDGLIPFAHAIWHVFVAIAAAVHYYAIWKYLYKSPLTDLIRDL, translated from the exons aTGTTCACATTCAACCTGCATAAGATGAGGTTTAAAAG GTTCATGAACTCTCGAGCTGCAGCTAACTGTCGTTACCAGCCCACTGGTTATGAACACGCTGCTAATTGCTACACGCATGCG TTCCTCATAGTACCTGCTTTCGTGGGCATGACCCTGCTCTATCGCCTCTCGGATGACAGCTGGAAGAAGATCACAGCCTGGATTTATGGCATGGGTCTCTGCACGCTGTTCCTCGTTTCCACAATATTCCATATCATATCATGGAAAAAGAGCCACATGAG AAGTGTGGAGCATTGTTTTCACATGTGTGACAGGATGGTCATCTATTTCTTCATTGCTGCCTCCTATGCACCATG GCTCAACCTTCGTGAACTTGGACCTTTAGCTTCACACATGCGATGGTTTATCTGGTTAATGGCAGCTGGAGGAACAATTTTTGTGTTTATGTGCCATGAAAA GTATAAGCTTGTCGAGCTGCTCTTCTATCTAACAATGGGTTTTTTTCCTGCTTTGGTTGTGATGTCAATG CATAACACAGAGGGGCTTCAGGAGCTGGCTTGGGGAGGTTTGCTGTACTGCCTCGGAGTGGTTTTCTTCAAGAGTGACGGGCTCATTCCCTTTGCACACGCTATCTGGCATGTCTTTGTAGCAATCGCAGCGGCTGTACATTACTATGCCATTTGGAAATATCTGTACAAAAGCCCTTTAACAGACCTCATCAGAGATTTATGA
- the LOC121296441 gene encoding monocyte to macrophage differentiation factor-like isoform X2, with product MKRVNSFQRFMNSRAAANCRYQPTGYEHAANCYTHAFLIVPAFVGMTLLYRLSDDSWKKITAWIYGMGLCTLFLVSTIFHIISWKKSHMRSVEHCFHMCDRMVIYFFIAASYAPWLNLRELGPLASHMRWFIWLMAAGGTIFVFMCHEKYKLVELLFYLTMGFFPALVVMSMHNTEGLQELAWGGLLYCLGVVFFKSDGLIPFAHAIWHVFVAIAAAVHYYAIWKYLYKSPLTDLIRDL from the exons ATGAAGAGGGTTAACAGTTTTCAGAG GTTCATGAACTCTCGAGCTGCAGCTAACTGTCGTTACCAGCCCACTGGTTATGAACACGCTGCTAATTGCTACACGCATGCG TTCCTCATAGTACCTGCTTTCGTGGGCATGACCCTGCTCTATCGCCTCTCGGATGACAGCTGGAAGAAGATCACAGCCTGGATTTATGGCATGGGTCTCTGCACGCTGTTCCTCGTTTCCACAATATTCCATATCATATCATGGAAAAAGAGCCACATGAG AAGTGTGGAGCATTGTTTTCACATGTGTGACAGGATGGTCATCTATTTCTTCATTGCTGCCTCCTATGCACCATG GCTCAACCTTCGTGAACTTGGACCTTTAGCTTCACACATGCGATGGTTTATCTGGTTAATGGCAGCTGGAGGAACAATTTTTGTGTTTATGTGCCATGAAAA GTATAAGCTTGTCGAGCTGCTCTTCTATCTAACAATGGGTTTTTTTCCTGCTTTGGTTGTGATGTCAATG CATAACACAGAGGGGCTTCAGGAGCTGGCTTGGGGAGGTTTGCTGTACTGCCTCGGAGTGGTTTTCTTCAAGAGTGACGGGCTCATTCCCTTTGCACACGCTATCTGGCATGTCTTTGTAGCAATCGCAGCGGCTGTACATTACTATGCCATTTGGAAATATCTGTACAAAAGCCCTTTAACAGACCTCATCAGAGATTTATGA
- the LOC121296441 gene encoding monocyte to macrophage differentiation factor-like isoform X3, with protein sequence MFTFNLHKMRFKRFMNSRAAANCRYQPTGYEHAANCYTHAFLIVPAFVGMTLLYRLSDDSWKKITAWIYGMGLCTLFLVSTIFHIISWKKSHMRSVEHCFHMCDRMVIYFFIAASYAPWLNLRELGPLASHMRWFIWLMAAGGTIFVFMCHENITQRGFRSWLGEVCCTASEWFSSRVTGSFPLHTLSGMSL encoded by the exons aTGTTCACATTCAACCTGCATAAGATGAGGTTTAAAAG GTTCATGAACTCTCGAGCTGCAGCTAACTGTCGTTACCAGCCCACTGGTTATGAACACGCTGCTAATTGCTACACGCATGCG TTCCTCATAGTACCTGCTTTCGTGGGCATGACCCTGCTCTATCGCCTCTCGGATGACAGCTGGAAGAAGATCACAGCCTGGATTTATGGCATGGGTCTCTGCACGCTGTTCCTCGTTTCCACAATATTCCATATCATATCATGGAAAAAGAGCCACATGAG AAGTGTGGAGCATTGTTTTCACATGTGTGACAGGATGGTCATCTATTTCTTCATTGCTGCCTCCTATGCACCATG GCTCAACCTTCGTGAACTTGGACCTTTAGCTTCACACATGCGATGGTTTATCTGGTTAATGGCAGCTGGAGGAACAATTTTTGTGTTTATGTGCCATGAAAA CATAACACAGAGGGGCTTCAGGAGCTGGCTTGGGGAGGTTTGCTGTACTGCCTCGGAGTGGTTTTCTTCAAGAGTGACGGGCTCATTCCCTTTGCACACGCTATCTGGCATGTCTTTGTAG